The genomic stretch CATCGATGAAGATTTTACCGCCTTCATCGACCCTATTTCCTTATGATATTTTAACCCCAACCTCGTGGCTTCAGCCTTGGTCACGAAGTTGTGGGTGGCACCACAATCGAACAATGACTTGGTGCACTTCCCATTAACGATTGCCTCTACAAACAACATGCCACTGGAACGAGGATAAACTTCGAGTTTTGTGGGCTTACCTGTGGCCTTAGACTCCTTAGCGATCTTGTTGAGCAGGCGAAGAGACCCCATCTTAGCTTCATCATCGGACCCGGACTTTTCATCAAATGCCGACACCATGGCATTCAGCTTTTGTCGTTGTGGGCATTCCCGAACAAAGTGTGGCCCTCCACACAAGAAGCAATCACGACTCTTCGTCTTGCTCTCTGAGAAAGACTTGGTTTTACCCTTGTCTTTGTCCCTGTTAAACTTCCCCGTGCTCGAGCTGCTACTTTGGGGCGTTGCTCCCCCACCTTTTTCCTTGTTTCCGCCTTTGTTTATGTATCTCTCCTTCCTCGGCTCGCTCCTTATTTCATACAAGGACTCCGCCACGGCTATTGCTTCGGCCAATGTCTTTACATTGCGTCGCTTAAGTTCCTGTTCAGCCCATCTTTGTAACCCATCCATAAAGTAGAGGAAGGACAAGTTCTCGGGCATGTCCTCGATTTCCAACAAGAGTGATGAGTATTGCTTGATGTACTCACGAATTGACCCGGTATGCTTCAAAGCCCGAAGTTTCTTCAAAGCTATCTCCTCGGCATTATCAGGGTAGAATTGCTTCTTGAAATCGGCCTTGAATTCCTCCCATGTACTAATATGGAAGGTTCCCTTCTTCTCATCCGCCTCTCGTCTCCTCCACCAAAGGATGGCATCATCCGATAAATACATGGTGGCGGTGGTGATCTTTGCTGCATCGTCTTGGATTTGTAAGGCGCTGAAATAGCGCTCCACACTCCATAGGAAGTTGTCTAGCTCCTTAGCATCCCTCTTGCCAATGAACTTTGGCGGCTCTGGTACTTTAATCTTCGGTGCCTCACGCACCGTGGCACCTCCTGCAACAGCAGCTCGGCATACGACGAGTTCCGTCTTGAACTCATCCATCTTATCATTTAATGCTTGGACCTGCTTGGCCACTTCCTCACGAACCAAGCGTAACAAGTCCTCGCGCAGCGAGCCTGCGAGCTCGTTTACCGCTCCTTGGACCTCCCCCTTGAGGTCTTCCTCACCTTGCTCCAACACCTTAACTTGTTCTTGGAGGGTACCCACGTTGACCTCCAAGGTGGACAAGGAGTCTTGGTAATCCCCGATGGCTAGCTCCAAACGAGCCAGACGTGTTGCAGTGGACTCCTTTTTCCCTTCTTGAGTGTTGGTCGGCTTCCCTCCAGCCGACACGTTCACAACACTTGCATCACCCGACATCTTTGTCTCGATGGTCCTAGCAGGCGAACCTGCTCTGATACCACGTGTCACGAGATGACTACTTTACCCCTTTAATCAAACTCGTGTGCTACTCGACTTGCGATCCCGTTGCAAGCCAAGTCAAGCAAGACCCTCAAGATGTGCTAGGCTATGCCTTAGACACTTAACAAGTGAAGTAGGAACTTAGAACAAGAAGGCTAACAACACTTGGTGTTGGGAAAAGATTGCTTTTATTAAGAAAGCTTGAAGATTACAAGAATGTTTACAAAGTGAGTTTGTGTGAATGTTTTTGGATGGATGGCAAATGAAGTCATGCCCTCCTATTTATAGAGCTCCTAAGGAGTCATCTAGAATCTTAAAGTGTCCTAGAAGTCTCGGGACTATTCTAGACTCTTCTAGAATATGCACAAGTTTCCTATATTTACATGATGATTCTAGATTAATCTAGTATGTACATGATTTATCTAGGATGTCCTAGAAAATTCTTGAAGGACCTAGATtcttctagaacattccggattCTTCTAGGAGCTTCTAGCATGTTCCGGAGAAATCTAGTCCACTGAACTCAATTTTCAGCACGGTTTCGGGAGAAATCCTTATGTAACTTATCCAATTGTCGGAACCTTGAAGAGTTGCCTGAGGAAATAGGCAAGCTAGTGGCACTCAGTCACCTTGACCTCATTGGTTGTGATAAACTGAGTCATATGCCAAAGGGGTTGCAGAAATTGACAGGTCTTGAAACATTAGGCTATTTTGTTGTGGGAAAGCCAAGAACCTCTGTCACTCTCTATGGATCTAAGGCTAAGTTGGCTTGTGATCTAGCTGACCTAGGCTATCTTGATAATCTCAAGGGCAATTTGAAAATAGTTTTGGTCGATCGTTCAAAGGATATAGTCTCTGAAGCCAATGCTGCATATCTGGACAGGAAAAAGATCATGGATTTTACTATGGAATTTAAATGGAGCAGTATAGAGGACGAGATGGTACTAGAAAACCTGAAGCCCGGTGCTGATCTGGAATACCTGCGTATAAAGAACTATGGAGGAAAGAGGTTGCCAAGTTGGATGAGGGAAGGAATCCATTGCTGGCTTCCAAATCTGGTTGAAATTCACATATATGAGTGCAAAGAATGCATAAATATGTGCTCCTTTGGAAGACTCCCTCATCTTAGAAATCTAGAGTTACGGAACTTGGATAAGGTGGAGTACATAGAAAATGGTAGTAGCAGCATAAATAACATGGTAGTTGTTGCAGACGAATACCCTTCCACTCCCTTATTCCCGTCCCTTACAGACCTCACACTCAAAGACATACCTGGGTTGATAGGATGGTGGAGTATTACAGCGTCTGCTCAAGATCGGGGTCAGAATCAACTCCTGAAATTGATGCCTATATGTCCCAAATTGTGGAGAGTGACAATAGACATGGAGTTGGTGATTTCATTGGCCCAAGTGTTTCTACAAGGTATTTCTTCTTTACAACATCTCTCTGTTTGGGGCCCAACCAAGGTGGTAGCAGAGCAACCATGTTGTCCTTCAAATGTGGGTGTTAAGCAGAGACAACCAGTCATCCTCCTTAAAAACTACCTTCCCACCCTCCATTACCTATGTTTTGCCAGTAGTGAAACGGAACATATTCCGGAGGAGTTTCGAGGTATGTCTTCATTGAGAAGCCTAAGGATATACAAATGTAAAGCATTAGAGTCGATTCCAGAGTGGATTGACAGCCTCACCTCTCTAGAAAGCATTATTATACAAGAATGCCCAAGATTGAAATCATTGCCACACGAGATGAGCAACCTATCCAACTTGAAGACTCTTTCCCTTTCAAAATGTTCAACAGAACTTGCTGAGAGATGCCAATCGCCATTAGGCGAAGACTGGCCCAAAATTCAACATATTCCCAATATTACCATTCAACCCGCTAACACTGGGGAGATGGTCACTTTCGAGATTATGATGAAGGTCGGTGGTAGTTGGCAGTCTACCTCCACACATTATTCGTTTTTTAAGTAGCTTTCTGGTGTTCTGAGTAGTAATATTATACCCAGGGTGTCCATTATTTGGAGACTTGGACTCATTACCGCTTTCTTCTTCTTGTTGCATGCGTAGTATTTTAAAGTTGATTTTATGATACAAAATCTCGAGTAAAGatcattttcatttctttctttcCATTTCTTGTCCATTATCTTTAATAGCTTAATTTCATATACTATTACTTTCCAACATCATCGTCCAGCCATTTCTCTCATTTGTAACAGTTAGATCTTTTTCGCAAAATAATCTCAATCGTTGAAAAGAAATAGAGATGGGAGGTAATGGAGACGATGCAAATTGCAAAATCTCCCTAGTAATTATCCCCATTGATAAGTCTACAAGTTTTATAATCTCCCCTGCTCTCAATAATCTTTACCTTTCACTTTACACCGTCTTTAAAACGCTATTTTCACTTtataccttttttttttcaaaaagaaaagaattttggTGATAAACGAAAATAAATATCGTCAAGTTACATGGAATGACTTTTTCTCCAAGACGCTGATTACTTAAAGTTCAAAGGAATTGAAAATATGATTCCAAATTGTAAAATGAAAGCATAATATCTAAATTGACAAAATCAATTAATGTTGAGCCGAGTCACCGTCTTGGATTATGTTTCTTCTAAGAGAAACTATAATTAAGGTATTTACTTAACTAATTACTAATGTACACTTTTTGTGTATGGCACGATCCTATAAGAAGTTCGTAAAATGGATTTTTTGAACAATAATCAAGGTATTTATGAGCAGTGCGCTTGCAGGAAGAACAATGCACTTCATCATTTACAAAGATGGAGTATTTCACAGTTAGTGCTTTCAAACATTGTTTACAAGTAGAGGTAATCGACGACAGACTATCCCTTCTCGATTAACTGGTGATTTATAGGTGGATGCATTCACACTTGGAACTGTACCGCCCTTCACACTATAGGCGTGGCCATATATATATAATCATGGATTTAGAACTATGGAAATGGAAATATTTCAGATTAACAAGAATTTACTGCACAATTCAGTAAGGACATTATTGCTGTTGCGGTTTCTTCCGGTTGTCTATGAATTGTCAGATGGATAAAATTGTAGAGAGTAGAATGTAATTAGTGTGATTGTCTGTAGGCTGATTACAAGTTTGTCACTTGTATTACTCACCCTGATTTTGCTGATATCTGAAGATCAATGCTTTTTTTGTTGAGAGTGCACCATAACATATGTTTTTTTCCCTTCCAAATAAGTCACAAGGACCGAAGTTTGTCACGGAAAATGTGATTTTTCAACTTGTAATCTATTATCAAacataaattctcatttaagacggatattattcatatccgtcttaagttttaGACTGTTCAAGTAGTACACATAGGACAAAAGTAGATCGCATTGAAAATAGGAAAACATTTGTCTTATCCTTGCAAGTGGGGTgttatttaacccgttttatccttatccgtcttaagcaagacctattgattatcaAAAGTACCTTCAATTATTTGTTTGGGCTAGGTAAACAAAAAAATAATCAGCAAGTCTCCTTTGTGACGGATATACTCGTCataagcttgcgacgggtcaagtaATGCCATGTgcggtagataagacaaaacagaaTGTTACTCCCTAAGCactttgcttttgtcttatctaccccacGAGTTATATTTGATTCATCGCAAGCATACGACAgatatgtccgtcacaaatgagaatttgtgaaaaataCTTTAATAGTGATGGCTTGGATTGAACGGGTCAAACGTTCCAATAAATCAATAACATGCGGGAGTACTTTTGTACCCTTGGTTAAGTTGGAGCACGACTCATAACCATATTAAAAGTCTTTCTGAAAAGGCCAAAATACACCTATGTTCAAACTCATCAAGTTTTAAaatacggaaaattcacgtggtaccctcgaactttttcattttgcacatggtacccaactttttaattTTGTGTACATTATACTCTCCATGTTTGATTTTTATGCACAACATGCCATTTTTGTCGATATTAAAAAACCcaattgcgcataactcctagaACGGAATTCAGAATCGaccaattttttttcttaaaatgattatctcgtcataatctacgagttgtgaaaaaaaaaattgtcgactgacattttatagggttttttttaacgaaaatctcaaatcaaccatatcttcgatcttaaatttccgaatgacaattttcgttttatcaatttatagatctcgaagaggtaatcaatttgaaaaaaaaaattagtcaattccgatttcaAGTCTATAATTTATgatcaattgaaaattttaaaaacgataaaaaggcacgttgtgcttgaaaatcaaatttcaagAATATTAtatgcacaaacttaaaaagttggataccaCGTGAAAAATGGCAAAGTTTGAGGGTACCACATGAATTTTCCGTTTAAAATATCACTAACATTTTTAGTTATACAAGTCAAATCAGGCACACAGTAATAATTCTATTTAGGATATTGTGTATTTCTACGTTTTTTAGTTTTCCAAGGAGTAAccatatttttccactaaaagACTTTGATAGCCTATAATTCGTGGTCACGAGTTCGGAACGCGACGATCCTTTTTTTTTTCCCCTAACTGATCGGCATTATGAGAtcttcgatttgaaaaaaaatattgCCACTTTTGAAACTTGTTGCAAGAAGTACGGTCAGTCAATCATTTTTAACCAAATACACTTTGAGCGACTATATTTCATGGTTACGAGTTCATAAagtaacgatttttttttttcaaatagatCATCTATACGACTATACGAGAGCGCTATAGTTTAGAGAAAAAATTTCATTTTTGAGCTCATGGCCAGGAATTATAGATGATCAAAGAATTTTAACTCAAAAAGAGGGTACACCATATAAATGAAAAAACATAGGCATACCAAGAAGAACATCCCATTCTATTTAGAATAAAATTATCAATTTTATATGCTTGTTTAAAATTATCATTAcataaattgaacaaatttatagTAGAAAGAAAAGGAATACAAGTGAAATATTTGTACAAACTTAACTCAAAAAATGAAAAgaatctataaaatcttattaaaaggttAACCTAAAAAATGCGACATGGCAAGTTTAATTGTGACATGAcaacttttaatgtgacatggcaaaaaaaaaaagtaatatggattaccaatttaagaaaattaaaaaaacaagttaaaaaaattaaaaaaatataaggtataaacacaaaaaagaaaaaaaaaaattgtaaaccattgatcttctctcataatttttgttatttattcaccttatttatttaaccattatttcctttatttaatgaaatgaccttttGACTTTCCTTTCAtcataaaattttgagagaattagtaatagaatttttcatatactccctctcatccaaaccaaaggtaacacttaccttATTCGGACCATCCAAACCAAACTACCCATTCCTTATTTGGTAAAAAACATGACTAAAGACCCCTCATACACCCTTATTATTTACAGAAAATGCCATCATATTTGTGGCCCTCCTTTAATTAAGCTACAAGTGATCCTACTTTAATTCCAATACTACCCTTACTTTTTCTCTATTTTCTTAAAACTTGTGCTCCCTcccatgttacctttggtttggatgggagggagtatataactattatattcaccctaatttcaattttattcaaaaaaatagcacctaaagtatacacagaaaaataaattaattgtttctttttttatttttctaatgctttgtattaatttgttattatcacttgtgtttgtattaatattgcaggagaatgaatttccaactttattcaaaaaaatgGTACGTAAGGTATAGCTAAAGGACTACATTAATTATTTcgctttttatttttaatttttttatgttttgaattaattagaatcttattagttattttttgtgtttatataaatattgcaggagaatgaattttcaactttattcaaaaaattggttgGTAAAGTATACATAGAtaactaaattaattgtttcactttttatttttgatggggcatattctgcacccgctgaccgagtcaacatcttgaccaaggtcaaagctaaaagacaacaagtcaaacagaaggacagcctagccgacagaagcctgccggcctgtcactcactcctcggtctcggcaactagccggccgagaggcatatcagCATACTCATATCCGGCCCCCTCGGCATGGAgccaaccaggcctgccggcctgccacgggtccctcggccgagggcaagacaatctttccacctgctagccacttggccactacgtgacaaaaggtgaaagtctataaatactccacttctctcaacgagaaggggatccacaattcatccaaatatcacacataaactggtattatctttcttatctctctacaatatacttcgccaagtaacacacaacttaacctctttaagtttactgacttgagcgtcggagtgagtacgctcggtaccaagccgagccctcagtttgttcattgtttcaggagaggccgaaaggaaagtcaagcaaagacatcattcgacaagccacgagtggtagcaaatatctgctctggaatcacacccggaacaattggcgccgtctgtggggaaaagatactagaagctagtcacattctttcccaaacataaaaaaaaaacccatTCACCGAGCCAAGAAGATGTCGAAGCAACAAGAAGTAGTAGTGaccgacgaaactgcattctactAGGATGACAccgtccctaattctgagatcagGCAGACCcctaccggccaagtcactgacatggcgtacgggatgccaagagagcaaGCAACACCGCTGCCCACCGAACAAGTCACCATTATGGGACAtttggttgatgcagctaaactgaagctactcctggacctaatgggtagcACGTCGGCTCCCACTGTCACGACAACAATAGCAGCGGCACCCCCACAGGGGACCAGGGTCCAaaaggtgactccgagaaacttaaacggagcactggaagaagctgaccatgtcaagacgccgggggagcccagagttcCAGTGGTAGACCTaagcccttcccgcactcgcgggaggacagtgtcgccgcggcaccaacgaggcctgccccaaaggagtgaaagaagtccgactcgccagagtcggagaagaagcccgactcaccagagtcggagaagaagcccttcccgccacggggagagtaGCCGGACTAaaaatgcgaggagccgatcgccgcgtgtcattcgacacgtggtcagacagcccctcagtgcctatgtccttgaaGTCACCGTGccaactaagctgaagttgccgcccttatcatacaaaggagagagcgacccaaccgaccacgccgaggccttcgagtcttacatgtcggtatgggagcaacctgatgaggtttggtgccgtgTCTTCCctacgaccctgcatgggatggcacaaagttggtacaaggggctgcccaaTGGCTCGGTATcctgttatgccgacctgaggGACAtttttctagcccagtactcttgcaaaaagagaagggccgtggagacatcggatctcctaactatcagacaggaggggggcgagtctctacgaagctatgtgaagaggttcgacgccaaggttcagcagatttgGGATCTGAaccccgagctggcggccttcgcactgatgaaaggcctcccaagaggagacttaaaaaacgagctcatcaagtgcggaggcctgagcctagactccgccaggatattggccgaccaagccataaaggtggaggactatcacaagacctgggtaggccacagcgatgCTGGGCACTCAGAAAGGAAGAGCctccgggaggacaacccggatgaaggacgccgtgacaataataggtcacggccagacaaatctgccaggaaacagaactcggcgggcgccggggggagttcgggaccgtactaccaaaagcggtacaatggtcacacccccctggtcgtatctcctgccgaggtcttcgccctgagcaagggcGAGGGTCAGAAGtaggaaaggcctcccaaggcgaggagggacggtgacacgagccagtactgtgagtaccatggccacaccggccacttaactaacgactgccggcatctgaagaatgccattgaggagctgatccggaaggggagcctcggcaaatatgttgccggaggacAAAAAACTGATACCGGCGGGtcaaataaaaaatccgtctttgaacggattggagtaatccatgttgtcatcgggggcaacgagaacggtgggtccgctcatgggcacaaacggcacctgaatgaactatatcaggccatcaactttgtgcccaaaacagcaacccccgcttccagcatccccgatataactattgggaataaggactacgagggagtcatcgccccacacagcgacccacttgtagtccacttagacatagccaaccacctcgtcaaaaggtgcctgattgataCAGGTGCCTATACGAACATCATGTAcagggaatgctttctcaatctcggcctGAAGATTGAAGACTTAAGCCCCTACACCAACCCGTTGTATAGCTTTTCTGGggacggcctggtacccctggggttaATCAGactaccggtgatgttcggcgaggggaatgcggctaagaatgttatgtctgagttcgtggtcattgacggctcgtctgcctacaacgttctcataggccgagtcactctgagcgaggccgacgcagtaatgtccatccgggccctgacactgatgtatgtctcggaccggggggaagcgcataagctcgtctcaaagaacgaaaaggACGAAGTAGTCaatgtccagatatctgccagagggtgcaatatgcaatccttcaaagtggcgaagtCCGAGAAGGgcaaaagcccatccttacaacaggagggcgacctcatgaatagcactgtcggcatggtcgagggagccgagaccgaagaagtagagattgacccaggccgcaccgtaactgtcggtgtcaacctggagccaaaattcagagccgacctcctagacctgctgaggaagaataaatatgtcttcgcctactcagcggccgagatgccaggggtgagccgggaggtgattgttcacaagctaaacgtcctccccaccgctcgccctgtcaagcagaagatgaggaactcatcagCCGAGAAAGACgaagccatcaaagccgaagtagacaaattactagcggcgggctttatcatgccttgtacttacccagagtggctagctaatgttgtaatggtgaggaaatcaccaggggcatggagaatgtgtgtagattttaccaaccttaataaagcatgccccaaagattgttatcctttgcctcggatagatagtttaattgacgccacggcagctaCACTATCCGAGCCTCGCCGGACGACGCCTTCTCGTGGTACCATcaagtattcatggccgaagaagacatgcctaaatgcgcattcatcaccagagacggcacattcatgtataaaatgatgccgttcggtttgaagaacgccggcgcaacttacacaaggctggtggacaaagtgttccaaaatcaaaaagggcgaaacgttgaggcttacgtcgacgatgctattgtaaaaagcaagtctgacagcgagcacttagccgatttacacgagacattttgttcactaaggaaatacaagatgaagctgaacccaaagaaatgcaacttcggtgtccgggccggcaagttcctcggcgtacttgtcagtgccaggggcattgatgccaatccagagaaagtccaagcaatactggacctgccggagccgaggaacaGAAAAGAGGTAATgacgctgaccgggaggatggcagctcttgcccgcttcatctctcggtcggccgacaaaaGCACTCCATTCTTTACAGtgctaaaagggaataaagacttcaactGGGGGGAGcagcagagcacagctttcaggcaactgaaagctcaccttctgacactgccgaccctgtccaggccgatgctgggggagacgctatatctatatttagcagttacctcggccacggtcagtgccgtgatcgtcagagaagagaacaagcagcagcacccaatctactttatcagccatacattgctggccgccgagagaaattacccactgattgaaaaagcagccttcgctgtcgtcgttgccgcaaggaagttaaaaccttacttcgacgcacatcccgtgacggtcttaaccgaccagccgttggagaaggcattggaaaaattcgaacaatctggcaggcttatcaaatgggcagtggaactaTCCGGTTTCGGCAtccagtacaaaccaaggccttcaataaaggggcaggcacttgcagacttcctggccgagtgcacatataaaGAAGAACCAAATCCCGGAGTATGGAAAGTGTACACCGACggatcctccacgacgaacagctcaggagccgacatccttatcatcagcccaaacggggacgagtttgagtatgccttgaaatttaacttctcggcctcaaacaacgaatccgaatacgaggcggtgataaccggagtcgagctagctagagctgccggagcagaacacattgtgttaaagacagactcactattggtgactaaccaaatcagaggagagtatgaggcgcgagacgatgggatggtaagatacctggaaaaggtaaaagctgacacaggaaaattgaaatctttccaaatccaatgcatccccaggtctgagaacaaccgagctgacgctctctcaaaacttgctagttcaagcatcaagaacgtcagccgaaccgtgttggtggacatcaggaat from Silene latifolia isolate original U9 population chromosome 5, ASM4854445v1, whole genome shotgun sequence encodes the following:
- the LOC141654840 gene encoding putative disease resistance protein RGA3, producing the protein MPKGLQKLTGLETLGYFVVGKPRTSVTLYGSKAKLACDLADLGYLDNLKGNLKIVLVDRSKDIVSEANAAYLDRKKIMDFTMEFKWSSIEDEMVLENLKPGADLEYLRIKNYGGKRLPSWMREGIHCWLPNLVEIHIYECKECINMCSFGRLPHLRNLELRNLDKVEYIENGSSSINNMVVVADEYPSTPLFPSLTDLTLKDIPGLIGWWSITASAQDRGQNQLLKLMPICPKLWRVTIDMELVISLAQVFLQGISSLQHLSVWGPTKVVAEQPCCPSNVGVKQRQPVILLKNYLPTLHYLCFASSETEHIPEEFRGMSSLRSLRIYKCKALESIPEWIDSLTSLESIIIQECPRLKSLPHEMSNLSNLKTLSLSKCSTELAERCQSPLGEDWPKIQHIPNITIQPANTGEMVTFEIMMKVGGSWQSTSTHYSFFK